ACTGATACCTGAGAAGCATAGCGCTCTGGAATTGAAAACTCAATTTTGATGGGATCAATATTGACCACACTGGTGATGACATCTTGAGTTCCTATCACACTCCCCTCAGAGATAAATCTTAACCCAAGAATTCCATTAAATGGAGCTCTAACGACTGTCTTTTCAAGTTGAGCTTCTACCAACTTGATGTCAGCCAAAGCAGTATTGTATTGATTCAAAGCAATATCATATTCTTCCTGAGAAATCGCTTCTCTAGCCAATAATTGCTTTTGTCTATTTTCTTGGGTTTGAAATAATTTTTGGGTGTATTGAAGACGCTGATATTGTGCTTGAAGCTCCTCATCATTCAAGTAAACCAAAGGTGTGCCTTTAGTAACATATTGGCCTTCCTTAAAATTAATCTTGGTAACCAATCCAGATATTTCGGACCGGAGATTTACAGATTCATTAGGAAGAATAGTACCTGTAACTTGTAGCTGATTATTGAGTGTTTCTTTTTTAAGCTTAATTACATTGACTGGCAGCTCCTGAGCAGGGCCACCACCTGCTGGCGCAGAACTGGAAGGAATTCCGGCAGGACCAGCATTTTGATTCACCCTTGGGTAAAAATAAGCGACGGCCACCAAGGCCAAAATCACAACTATGAGGATGACTTTAGTTTGTTTTTTCATTGAATAGCGAAAATCGAGTTAGTTTGGTTTTTAATAAAGGCAAGAGAGAGAGTATTAAACTTTTCAGGCTGCTCGACATTTACCACATGTCCACAGCGTTCTAATATTTCCAAAAAGGAATTTTTATGTTTTTTGACTAAGTATTTTACTGGCTCCAAAAACATCACATCTTGGTCTCCCATGATGTACAAAGTGGGAATCGGTAGTTCCTTTTCTTTAAAATACCGAAGCAGTGGATTAATGTCCTTGGTGAGTTTAAACCAGCGGATAAACTCTTTTTGACAGAGTTTTTGAGCTTCTCGAATAAATAAATTTCGGGACTCTGCATGCTGTTTTCTAGGCATTATGATAAAAGCAAAAAGCTTGTACAGCCACATGTAGGGAATGATCCTTTTGGTGGCATTTCCCAAAACCACCAATACCCTACTTTGAAAGGTAAGTCGGGTAACTGCTCCGGCCATGACAAGTGATTTGACACGTTGAGGCTGCATTTCGGCGAGCTGTCTAGCTAAAATAGTCCCCAAGGAAACTCCCATAAAGTGGGCAGGGGGGATTTGAAGATGATCAAGTACCTCAATTATATCCGCAGTAACTGCCTCAAAGGTGTATTCCTGTTTCCAAATTTTCTGAGCGAGATCTGTGGATTTACCATGGCCTCTGAGATCAATCAAAAGCAGATTAAAATCTTTCTGAAAGTCACGAAGCTGCTTATGCCATACCGCAGAAGAACCTCCTGCACCGTGTATCAACACGATCCATTCTTTACTTTCCGAATGAATAAACTGTTTATAATACAACATGACAGACTAACCCAAGGGCTATGATAAAAGTTGCCCAACCACAAAATTAAGGGAGTAAAAGCTGAGTTTATTAGAAAACGTACTGAAGGTAAATGCCTTCGACCAATGGATAAATACTGGGATGCCAATGTTTTAATTTATAGAATAAGGCCATTTTGGCATTCTAGTCAACTATTTTATCCAGATGAATGAGAAAAAAATCAAAAAAAAAGGCATCCTTTTGGGATGCCTTTTAGTGATACTAAGTCTAATTAATTGAAGATATATCTCACACCGAACTGCATGCTCCAAGTAGTTCCAAAACCAGATGCATTTTGGAATGGAGTCAATGGAAGCTGGTTAGAAACTCTGTTCATGATCAAGTTTGGAGCGGTAGTTACGTTTCCAGATCTGGTCAACAAGTTTTGTCCATTGTTCAGATTCTGCTGAATTCCCCAATCAGATTTCAACAAGTTTCCAAAGTTCACGATATCCAAAGAAAGCTGAAGGGTATTTTTGTTTTCTCCGATATTGGTGAAGATGTCTTGCAATATTCTTACGTCGAATCGGTTCAACCAAGGAAGCAAGAACTCGTTTCTTGGAAGGTATTGACCTCTGTATTTTTCCAAACCGTTGTCTGCCACAAACTTGTCAAACGCTTGTCTTTGCTCCTGAGCAGTGAAGACTACATTACCGCTTGAAAGGATGTCCACAAAGTTCAATTCAGAAGAATTCACTGGAAGGAAGATCAAATCAGCATTGATACCATCTCCATTGAAGTCATTGCTATACGTGTAGGAGAATCTGCCTTGATGTGCACCATTGTAATACACACCAAAAGTGGTCGCCAACTTACCATACTCAAGTTTGTAGCTCAAGTTTGCCATCACTCGGTGAGGGATTGCAAAGTTTGAGGTCCACAGTCTCTGATCGTTTGGATTGTTGATGTTTGGCGATGCACCCCAAGCAGAGCTTGCAGAAGATCCAGCGTTGGCAGATACTTCTTTAGCAGCTGAATAAGTATAGTATACCGATCCAGTCAAACCTTTCACGTTCAAGAAAGACAATCCAACCGTAGCACTAAATGCATTCCCTTTCAAGGTAGTGTTAGTCAATACTTGAGAGTTATTAGCACCTAAAGCAGAGTTGTAAGCAACTGAAGTACCTGGTAAAACAACCTCACGAGTATCACCCGCATAGTTCATTTTAGTAGGTGAAGTAGCTCGGTTTGCTCCATATTGGAATACACCATTGATATCTCTTGTGTAAAGGATGTCAGTGGTCAAAAGGAGTGGAGTGTTTGGAATTGAATAGTCTGCACCCAAGCTTGATCTCCATACCATCGGCATTCTAAACTCATCATCTACTAGTGCAAATGAACTTGGAGCACCTGCTCTAGGATTAGAGATAAATACGTTTTCTGCACCAGCAGGTGGATTCTTCACATAGTAATAAATGTCTTGTGGCTGGAAGGTAACGTTTCCAATCCAGCTTGCGATTTGGCTATAGCTTCCTGGTTCTACGTTATTCTGCAATACACCAGCACCAGTTGGCATGTTAGTCAACCAAACAAAAGGAACTCGACCAGAAAATGCTCCAGAACCACCTCGGATTACCAAGCTACGGTCACCATTTACGTCATAGTTAAAACCTACTCGAGGAGAAACCATCAATCGAGACTTAGGCCATGCACCTGAGTCATAATTTTTAGGGTCGCCATTTACATCCAAGAAAGTAAGGTCATTGATTGACTCATTTGGAGTAAGCTTATTCAAATAAACTGGCAACTCAGCACGTACACCGTAAGTCAAAGCCAATTTATCAGTGGCTTGGAATCTATCTTGGAAATAAAGTGAACCAAGACCGAAGTTAACTCGAGCATATGTTTCTTGACCCTCGTATGGATAAGTCAAAGCAAACATGATAGGTGCAACTTCATTAGCCGTACCAGTAGTCAAGAAGTCTTCAACAGACAAATATCTGTAGTAGGAAGTACCAGCACGAACGAAGGAGTTACCAAATTTTTGGATTTCAAAAGCAGCACCAGCAGTGAAGGTGTGCTTGCCTTTGATGTAAGTCAAGTTGTTAATGAATGAATAGTTATCGTTGATTACTTCATTGTTGTAAGAGAACAATTCAGTACCAAAACTCATGTAGTTGTTTCCGTTTGGATCTCCATCCCAAATGTCTACGAATGGGAAAATTTGATCACTAGGAGTTGTTCTTCTATCTCTGATTCTAGAATAAGTAGCCAAAAACTGGTTAGAAACAGTATTTGAGAAGTAGCTGTTCAATTCAGCTGTAACTGAGCGAACTGAGTTTTCGAAACCATAGTTTCCATTTTCAAACGTGATGGAGTTTTGAGAAACTCGGTTTGTGCTAGATCTTGGTCTAGGTCCAGAAGAACCGTTAGCCAATTGATTGGAGATACCAACTACTTGGTTGTAACGGACTGCAAGTTTATGCTTGCTATTGATATTCCAGTCAATTCTACCCAATACTTTGGTGCTGTAATCAAGTGCTTCACTTGCATATCCTTCGTATCTGCCTGGGTCATATCCCCAAACATTGATCAAGTGATTTCTTACTGCCTCAAGATCTGAGACTGTAGTTCGAGCGATATTGTTTTCAGGATCGGCGATACCGTTGGTAGAAGGTCTCCAAAGGTTCACCCCAGATGCGTTTCCACCTGTATTTTCTTCTCTTTCTACGTTTGCGAAGAAGAACAATTTGTTCTTAATGATTGGACCACCAAGTCTAAAACCAAAGTTTTTAGTAGCTGCATCCACTGGCTGCAATTCATTATCTCCAATTTTCTTACCCTGAAGATCCTGATTTTTCAAAAAGTAGTAGGCAGAACCTTTGAAGGTATTTGTACCAGATCTCGTTACTGCGTTGATACCAGCACCTGTAAAGCCAGACTGGGTTACATCAAATGGAGCAATGTTTACAGAAATTTCTTCGATTGCATCCAAAGAGATTGGCTGAGAATTTCCACCTGGAAGTGGGTTGCTGCTCAATCCAAATCCGTTGTTAAAGTTTGCACCATCAACTTGGAAGTTGTTGTAACGAGCATCTCTACCAGCAAATGAATTACCACTAGCCTGAGGAGTCAATCGAGTGAATTCAGTTACACTTCGGTTGATTTGAGGTAAGTTAGAAAGCTGCTGATTGTTAACGTTTGTAGCAGTACCTGTACGGTTTGAGTCAAATTCAGAGGATTTATTTCCTGTGATTACCACCTCATTCAATTCAGTACTGTCATCTCTTAAGGTCACGTTAATACCATAAGGTTCACCCAATCTTAGGATAATTCCGCTGTAAGACTGAGTCGCATAACCGATGAAACTTACTTGAACGGTGTAAGGACCACCGATTCTCAAGTTTGGAAGGTTAAAACGTCCTTCTAAATTGGTTACTGCTCCGTATCGTGTGCCAGATGGTTCGTGCACAGCAACTACGTTTGCACCAGGTAAGGTCTCACCCTTACTGTCAACCACCACACCTTGCATGGAGCTAGTGGTTACCTGTGCTTCAGCAAATCCCAATCCTAAGAAAAGGACCACAAAGCAACCGATAATGAATCGTAAATTTTGCCTCATAATTTTTTGTTTTGGTAAAGTTGGTTTTGATTTAAAATCCCTGCAAAGGTAAGGTACACTACCAGTACAGCTTGGTAGTTTTCGTTAAATTTTGCACTGCAAATTTCACAATTTTTAACGAAAGCTTAACATGCTGACTCAAACATTTTTAGCGTAATAAATTCGAAATCAACACTTTTTTAACCCCTCAAATAAAAAATTCGCTGAAATTGTAACTAAAATGAGGTAATATTTGGACGATTTGGAGAAAACGTAAAAAATCAAAATTTCCATATCTGTTTCCGTTATTAAACCATTATTACATATATTAATTTAGTTTGTTTAACTAATTCAAAATTTAATTTGGCTTGAGAGATCGAAATATTATCTGGCTTTATGTGTTTTTGGCAGCAACTATCGCCGACCTTACGTTTATGATTTCAGGGGAAAATTTTAATCGGTTTTTTTCAAAACCGCTGATTCTTTTGGGTCTAATCCTTTACTTTTTTAGAATTTCCAGAACAATCTCCTCCACCATCCTTACAAAATCGATACTTGGAGCTTTGATTTTTTCATGGCTTGGAGACATCCTGCTTCTTTGGCCAAAGCTTTTTGTCTATGGCTTAGGATCTTTTCTTATCGCCCATATTTGCTATATCATCGGATTTAGACTTGCTCAAAATTCAGATCAATTTCGAAAACCTGATTTTATCAAATCCTTTTTCTACAATCTCCCTATCTACCTCGGAGCTTCCCTAGTTTTTTATTTTATAAATCCCGGGCTTGGCAGCCTAAAAATCCCAGTTATCGCATACATTCTCGTTATTGTCGGGATGGTAGCTACTGCGAGAGATCGCTTCAAAAAGTGTAATCCTAGTTCCTTTTGGCAAGTAATGATTGGCGCTAGTTTATTTTTTATTTCGGATGGAATCATCGCCATCAGTAAATTTTACCATGACTTTGCTGAAGCCGGAATTTTAATAATGGGCACTTATGCAACTGCCCAGCTATTGATCGTGATGGGAATTCGTTCCTATCTGATTGCGCAGAAATAAAAAAAGGGCCGAGGCCCTAATTTTATTTTCTCAATGCTACTTGGATCGAAAGTTCTTGAAGTTGATCCTCTGAAATTGTACTTGGAGAATCAATCATCACATCCCTACCAGAGTTGTTTTTTGGGAAAGCGATGTAATCTCGGATTGAATCAGAACCTCCGAAGATGGCACAAAGTCGATCAAAGCCAAATGCAATTCCTCCGTGAGGAGGAGCTCCATATTCAAAAGCCTCCATTAGAAACCCGAATTGCTTTTGTGCTTCCTCGTCCGTGAATCCAAGGTGTTTAAACATGAGCTGCTGAGTAGCTCGATCATGGATTCGGATAGATCCTCCTCCCACTTCTACCCCATTAATCACCAAATCATACGCATTTGCTCGTACAGCCCCTGGATCAGTATCCAAAAGTGCAATATCCTCACGCTTTGGAGAGGTAAATGGATGATGCATGGCATGGAATCGCTGGGATTCATCATCCCATTCGAGTAATGGGAAGTCCACTACCCAAAGTGGTTTGAATACATTCCGATCACGAAGTCCGAGATCTTCGCCCATTTTGAGTCGAAGTTCAGAAAGTTGTTTGCGGACTGATTTAGCATCGCCACTAAGTATAAGCATCAAGTCACCAGGTGCTGCACTGAATTTATTTGCTATTTGTTGCAAATCTTCCGGGGAATAGAATTTATCTACACTTGACTTTAAAGTCCCATCAGCATTAAATCGAATGTAAACAAGCCCTTTAGCACCGATCTGAGGCCTTTTAACCCAATCAGTAAGCTCATCGATTTGTTTTCTAGTATACTCAGCGGCTCCTTTTGCACAGATCCCAACGACTAGCTCAGCCTGATCAAAAATTGAAAAACCCTTGCCTTGGGCTACCTCATTAAGTTCGACAAATTTCATATCAAATCTTAAATCAGGTTTATCGTTGCCATAAAATCTCATGGCATCAGCAAAGGTCATGTGATCTACCTGGCCCAAATCAATCCCCTTGACAGATGAAAACAAATGTTTCACCAATCCTTCAAACGTATTTAAAATGTCCTCTTGAGAAACAAAGGCCATTTCACAGTCAATCTGAGTAAACTCAGGCTGTCTATCAGCTCTTAAATCTTCATCTCGGAAACATTTTACAATCTGAAAATATCGGTCAAAACCACTGACCATCAATAATTGCTTAAATGTCTGAGGAGATTGTGGGAGTGCATAAAATTCTCCCGGATTTACCCGACTTGGCACAACAAAATCACGGGCACCTTCGGGAGTAGACTTGATTAACACAGGAGTTTCTACCTCGATGAAGTTTTGTCCATCCATGTATCTCCTTGTTTCCTGCATCATGCGATGACGCAATTGGAGTTTTTCACGAACCACATTTCTCCGAAGATCGAGATAGCGATATTTCATTCTTAGCTCATCTCCCCCATCTGTTTCATCCTCAATAATAAATGGAGGGACTTTGGCAGCGTTGAGGACTTCCAGGCTTGAAACTTTAATTTCAATTGCCCCTGTAGGCATTTTGTCGTTCTTTGAAGTCCGCTCAATAACTACGCCTTGGGCTTGAATCACAAACTCCCGACCTAATTGAGCTGCCTTATCCAACAAGCTTTTGTCGGTACTTCCTTCCTCAAAAATCAATTGGGTAACTCCATATCGATCTCGAAGGTCGACCCAAATCAACCCTCCTTTATTTCTTACTCGCTGAACCCAGCCAGCTAAAGTTACTTCTTGATTTACATGATCAAGGCGAAGTTCGCCGCATGTATGGCTTCTCAACATTGCTTAATGGTTTACCTTAGAATTAGGGAGGTCAAAGATAAATATTTGGATCAGAGTAATCCATCAATCATTTAAAGATTCATAGCAAGAAGGGGAAATTCATGAAAAATCTTTCGAAGAAATGGTTAAAAATTAAAAACTTCAAAATCAACCTATTTTCTTTCGAGCCGATCCAATTCCTTCAATCTTGCCAAAATTGGCCTGAAATTCGTGCTTTAATGCTCTCAAACTTGCAAAAACGGGCCGAATTTGCTTGTTTGAACTGATTTTCACTCGATTAAAAATATAGCCTCAATGAAAAAGAAATGGATTGGTATCGCTGCTTTAATACTAAGCTTGGCGGCCACCTTGCTTTTCCAAATTAATACCAACAATGGGTTTTCATTTTCCACATTTTCGGAAGAAAAACCTGATTCTGATTCTACTCAGATTGAAGAAAAAAAAGAGGTCTATCTATACGGTATTAATGTAACCGATTTCACAATTGTGGAAGGAAAGGTGAATAAAAATGAAACCCTTGCTACAATTCTTTCCCCATTCAATGTCCCTTATGGCATCATAGATCAGATAGCTAAAAAATCCAAGGAAGTATTTGATGTGCGAGGCATAGCTGCAAACAAGAAGTTTACTATTCTCACCGAATCCAATACCTCAAAGGCTCAATTTTTCATTTACGAACCAAATCCTGCTGAATTTGTCGTGTTCGACTTAGACTCGTTAGAAATTTATAAAGCAGAAAAGCCTGCAATTTTTCGAAAAAAAGAAGCTTCAGGAATCATAACCAGTTCACTTTATCAGGCAATGGTTGACCAGGGTATTTCGCCCGAAATCATTGATGAGTTTGCCGATTTATATGGATGGTCTGTTGACTTTCAAAGCTTACAAAAAGGCGATTTATACAAAGTGATATTTGAAGAAAAGTTGATTGAAGACCAAGTGGTAGGGGTTTCGGGAATTCAACTTGCCTATTTCGAGCATAAGGGAGAACCTCTTCACGCCATTCCTTTTGAACAAAATGGTCAAGTTTCATTTTTTGATCAAAATGGGAATAGTTTCAAAAAAGCATTTCTTAGAGATCCTCTTAAATACACGAGGATCAGTTCTAGATATAACTTAAAACGATTCCATCCTGTCCAAAAACGATATAAAGCGCATTTGGGCACAGACTATGCCGCTCCAACAGGAACTGAAATTAGATCGGTGGGAGATGGAACAGTGGTCGAAGCGAAATACACTTCAGCAAATGGGAATTA
Above is a window of Algoriphagus sanaruensis DNA encoding:
- a CDS encoding efflux RND transporter periplasmic adaptor subunit encodes the protein MKKQTKVILIVVILALVAVAYFYPRVNQNAGPAGIPSSSAPAGGGPAQELPVNVIKLKKETLNNQLQVTGTILPNESVNLRSEISGLVTKINFKEGQYVTKGTPLVYLNDEELQAQYQRLQYTQKLFQTQENRQKQLLAREAISQEEYDIALNQYNTALADIKLVEAQLEKTVVRAPFNGILGLRFISEGSVIGTQDVITSVVNIDPIKIEFSIPERYASQVSVGSPIYFSNESSKEEVQGTVYAFEPQIDLATRTLKLRAQSPNKGGKFLPGMFVKIRFILEVKEDALMVPAEAVIPELEGYKVFIATADGKVEQRRIEIGTRTESHVQVLSGLNEGDLVLTTGVMQARQGMSIKPTIIN
- a CDS encoding alpha/beta fold hydrolase — encoded protein: MLYYKQFIHSESKEWIVLIHGAGGSSAVWHKQLRDFQKDFNLLLIDLRGHGKSTDLAQKIWKQEYTFEAVTADIIEVLDHLQIPPAHFMGVSLGTILARQLAEMQPQRVKSLVMAGAVTRLTFQSRVLVVLGNATKRIIPYMWLYKLFAFIIMPRKQHAESRNLFIREAQKLCQKEFIRWFKLTKDINPLLRYFKEKELPIPTLYIMGDQDVMFLEPVKYLVKKHKNSFLEILERCGHVVNVEQPEKFNTLSLAFIKNQTNSIFAIQ
- a CDS encoding TonB-dependent receptor, which codes for MRQNLRFIIGCFVVLFLGLGFAEAQVTTSSMQGVVVDSKGETLPGANVVAVHEPSGTRYGAVTNLEGRFNLPNLRIGGPYTVQVSFIGYATQSYSGIILRLGEPYGINVTLRDDSTELNEVVITGNKSSEFDSNRTGTATNVNNQQLSNLPQINRSVTEFTRLTPQASGNSFAGRDARYNNFQVDGANFNNGFGLSSNPLPGGNSQPISLDAIEEISVNIAPFDVTQSGFTGAGINAVTRSGTNTFKGSAYYFLKNQDLQGKKIGDNELQPVDAATKNFGFRLGGPIIKNKLFFFANVEREENTGGNASGVNLWRPSTNGIADPENNIARTTVSDLEAVRNHLINVWGYDPGRYEGYASEALDYSTKVLGRIDWNINSKHKLAVRYNQVVGISNQLANGSSGPRPRSSTNRVSQNSITFENGNYGFENSVRSVTAELNSYFSNTVSNQFLATYSRIRDRRTTPSDQIFPFVDIWDGDPNGNNYMSFGTELFSYNNEVINDNYSFINNLTYIKGKHTFTAGAAFEIQKFGNSFVRAGTSYYRYLSVEDFLTTGTANEVAPIMFALTYPYEGQETYARVNFGLGSLYFQDRFQATDKLALTYGVRAELPVYLNKLTPNESINDLTFLDVNGDPKNYDSGAWPKSRLMVSPRVGFNYDVNGDRSLVIRGGSGAFSGRVPFVWLTNMPTGAGVLQNNVEPGSYSQIASWIGNVTFQPQDIYYYVKNPPAGAENVFISNPRAGAPSSFALVDDEFRMPMVWRSSLGADYSIPNTPLLLTTDILYTRDINGVFQYGANRATSPTKMNYAGDTREVVLPGTSVAYNSALGANNSQVLTNTTLKGNAFSATVGLSFLNVKGLTGSVYYTYSAAKEVSANAGSSASSAWGASPNINNPNDQRLWTSNFAIPHRVMANLSYKLEYGKLATTFGVYYNGAHQGRFSYTYSNDFNGDGINADLIFLPVNSSELNFVDILSSGNVVFTAQEQRQAFDKFVADNGLEKYRGQYLPRNEFLLPWLNRFDVRILQDIFTNIGENKNTLQLSLDIVNFGNLLKSDWGIQQNLNNGQNLLTRSGNVTTAPNLIMNRVSNQLPLTPFQNASGFGTTWSMQFGVRYIFN
- a CDS encoding lysoplasmalogenase, producing MRDRNIIWLYVFLAATIADLTFMISGENFNRFFSKPLILLGLILYFFRISRTISSTILTKSILGALIFSWLGDILLLWPKLFVYGLGSFLIAHICYIIGFRLAQNSDQFRKPDFIKSFFYNLPIYLGASLVFYFINPGLGSLKIPVIAYILVIVGMVATARDRFKKCNPSSFWQVMIGASLFFISDGIIAISKFYHDFAEAGILIMGTYATAQLLIVMGIRSYLIAQK
- the aspS gene encoding aspartate--tRNA ligase; translated protein: MLRSHTCGELRLDHVNQEVTLAGWVQRVRNKGGLIWVDLRDRYGVTQLIFEEGSTDKSLLDKAAQLGREFVIQAQGVVIERTSKNDKMPTGAIEIKVSSLEVLNAAKVPPFIIEDETDGGDELRMKYRYLDLRRNVVREKLQLRHRMMQETRRYMDGQNFIEVETPVLIKSTPEGARDFVVPSRVNPGEFYALPQSPQTFKQLLMVSGFDRYFQIVKCFRDEDLRADRQPEFTQIDCEMAFVSQEDILNTFEGLVKHLFSSVKGIDLGQVDHMTFADAMRFYGNDKPDLRFDMKFVELNEVAQGKGFSIFDQAELVVGICAKGAAEYTRKQIDELTDWVKRPQIGAKGLVYIRFNADGTLKSSVDKFYSPEDLQQIANKFSAAPGDLMLILSGDAKSVRKQLSELRLKMGEDLGLRDRNVFKPLWVVDFPLLEWDDESQRFHAMHHPFTSPKREDIALLDTDPGAVRANAYDLVINGVEVGGGSIRIHDRATQQLMFKHLGFTDEEAQKQFGFLMEAFEYGAPPHGGIAFGFDRLCAIFGGSDSIRDYIAFPKNNSGRDVMIDSPSTISEDQLQELSIQVALRK
- a CDS encoding M23 family metallopeptidase, which produces MKKKWIGIAALILSLAATLLFQINTNNGFSFSTFSEEKPDSDSTQIEEKKEVYLYGINVTDFTIVEGKVNKNETLATILSPFNVPYGIIDQIAKKSKEVFDVRGIAANKKFTILTESNTSKAQFFIYEPNPAEFVVFDLDSLEIYKAEKPAIFRKKEASGIITSSLYQAMVDQGISPEIIDEFADLYGWSVDFQSLQKGDLYKVIFEEKLIEDQVVGVSGIQLAYFEHKGEPLHAIPFEQNGQVSFFDQNGNSFKKAFLRDPLKYTRISSRYNLKRFHPVQKRYKAHLGTDYAAPTGTEIRSVGDGTVVEAKYTSANGNYVKIKHNGTYTTQYLHMSKIGKGIKPGTRIKQGQVIGYVGSTGLATGPHLCFRFWKNGKQEDWLKEKIPPSEPISAANKLAFQAKKDKAMKLLAQLNPNSKSSEKNLEMIKTDISE